The Pyrus communis chromosome 12, drPyrComm1.1, whole genome shotgun sequence genomic sequence CCTTTCTTCTTGTGTTTTTGTGTCATTGGTTTGTCCGTTGGAGTCATGGTCAGTTTATACTGCAAGACCTTCTTGCTGTTCACCTTACAAACCACTTTAAACTCTTCCTCCTCGTCACCGCTATTGCCGCCAGCCTCAATATCACAGCTTCTGCCGCAACCACCCTCACCGCCGCTTCTCCCTTTGCCGGACAACGTTACATCTGATACTTAGGTACTTTTGATGCACAAGATGGATGATGATGGTGGGTTGTTTTGGAGGGCATCGTTTGTTCCAAGGATTGGAGAGTTTCTATATAACCATGTGCCTAGAGTTGCCTACATGTTCTTGACAAGGGGGGCCCATACCTTTGGCCCCATTATAGGAAATGTTCTTCAATGGCCATGAAGGACTTTACAAGATATATGTCCACCCTCATCCTTCATATGTTGATTCATGGCCTCCAAATTCTGTTTTCTATGGAAGGAGAATTCCAAGCAAGGGAGCTAGTTTTGAACCTTTTGTTGATAAAAATGGTCAACTCAATTCATGTAATTTGTCACCTATATATAAATTACGGCTGTTGTTATTTGTATCACATTTACTGATTACATTGTTGATCACTTCTCTAATACAGGCGGTTGAATGGGGAAGACCTACAATGATCGATGGTGAGAGACAACTACTAGCAAGTGCCCTCCTAGACTTCACTAACGAGTGATTTGTGTTACTGTCTGAGTCTTGTATACCATTGTTCAACTTCACCACAATGAATGCCAGTGAAAGCAATATGGTTTCATACGAGGAACCGTGGAAGGTGAGTCGGGGCAGTACAATCTGAAAATGTGGCCTGAAATCAACATATCGGATTGGCGCGAAGGCTCCCAGTGGTTCGAGATCAATCAGAAGCTGGCAATTGAAATGTACCAGATAACAAGTACTACCCCATATTGAAAGAGCATTGCAGCCCTCCTTGTTACATGGATGAGCATTACATCCCAACCCTAGTAAACATTCTTGGCCCTGAAGAAAACTCGAATCGAAGCGTTACTTGGGTCGATTGGTCCAAAAGTGGACCTCACCCTGGAAGATTTGGGAGGAATGATGTTTCAGAAAaaagtttgaatcaaataaaatttggtTCTAATTGTAGCTTGTTTTATGTGCTTTTTATTACCTAGGAAGTTTATGggaggggtgtgatatccacatcatcttttttacttctcacacatagttttaatttttggccgtcgaatccgatgaattaaaaaagatcaaaggtcagaaattaacaaggggcgtgtgagaaataaaaatgagtgtgtgaataacacacCCCTTATGGGAGACGCTCTACGACATCTCTAGCAAATTGCACCCTTGTTGTTAAGGCCACTTTCATAATGCTTTTTAGACAAAATAGTTCATgaaattgacataactcctcattttggtcctgaGATTTGATATCAATAGAAGTGGTATCTGAGTttgtctaccatcaatcattttggtccattaaataaaaataaaataacaaaaataccctcaatttttgtaAATCGTTTTGGCCCattattattaaattgagggAATTTTGTCATTTGTGttcttatttaaaataattttgcacagaatgaccaaaatgattaatggtgTACAAACTCAGAgatcacttctattgatttcaaatttcagggACCAAACTGAGGAGTTATATCAAAATCAaggaccattttagctaaaaagccgtTTCATAATTATAATGTGTTTGTTTTGTGTATCCAAATAACATTACTCAATTTATATTACTTTTGTACAAATTTGATAAATTAATATGTATTTATGTATCTtacataatattaaaaaaaaattaaaatgagcGTTTTTATTTTAAAGGTTAACGAATGAGCATTGAAAATGAGAATGTGAAAGTAAAAGAGTCTCACATCCGTGAAATGAGTAACTTTGTAAGGGATGTATAAGAGCTTGAGTTATTTactatattgccaattaattttatggtgaaacttcaacttttttcatATTATTTGAGTAGGTTAGCCCACGCTTAAAGTTCAAAATGTCACACGTGCACCATGTCAAAGCTAGCCCACTCTTATATACATGTTGTTACAAGTTTACAACCTATTTTGAGTGCGAAAATAATTGAATGGTTCAATGAATTCCACcccaataatatatatatggatgTTGCAgtataaaatgtttttttttttttttaacaaatgatattatatatCTACACTAAAAAGGTGAGGAGGGGTTAACCATCAAATTGGACCagtcataataatgtgattcaaattctcatttagcgataatcgaacttaaaacctctcttATAAGTgtagaaaaatatcactagactgtagtattaAGTAGCATTGACTCTTGTAATATTTAGATGTATAGAAGTGATTATTCTTCGACAGAGAAACACAAGTGATTATTCTTCGACAGAGAAACACTTTAGAGTTTAGAGTTGTCATTGCATATTTGTATAAGTCATGTGAGGAGAGAAATTAATAATACAGCAGCGTATCAAGCTATACATGTACCGTTACCCCTTGTTTTTTGGTAATCTGATTAGTTGAAGGACAAACATGGGGCAAAAAGTTCAAGCATAAAAAGGAAATTGCAGGCGTTTTGTGACTAAGAAGCCATTTGCAAAATTCATTGTTCTTGGACCCTATATTTTATTTGGCTTCATCACTTTCTATTTTGTTATAATAATCTAAATATAATATTGGAGAGGGCAAGtatagagagatttttcagtttgATTGGAACATGgagtggtacatcatgtgtcactatacaaatggtaggatatgtgtgttaaaaagttaataacttaaatataaaaaaatttcaccacttatataaaaacacgtggtgtaccactcgtATTCGgtcataatgaaaaatttctccaagtatcattcttaattttttaatcatttGTTTCAACGGTAAAAGatacaaatttattaaataattgagCGTATATTTGGAAAACAGTTATTTCCCATCATAGATTATAATAGGGTAATGCTATCCacatactcatttttacttttcacatactACTCTTAATTTTTGGCCTtatgatcgaatgaattgaagaagatttatgaactaaatttaacaaaattgtaTGAGAGATAAAAAATAGTGTATGAATAACACTATACTTATAATATATATGGTAATTTGCCACCAAAAATCTTCCTTGTTTAATCAGATTTATATCCTAATTAAGACTTAATTTCTTACACTATTCAAGGAATCCATATTTCCCATACAATCCCCCTCTTTTACATACGTTGTCTTCCCCACGACCAACTATACAACTTCATTATTTTTAGCCCGACTCAGTGTTCTTAAGGAAAAATGAAACCCAACTCATGTTAATTTCCTCGGTTTATACCGTCTTTTATGTAAACCTTCTGAGAAATTTTTCTATATACTTAGAACACTAAAACCCACTTTCTATGTACTTAGGAATTAAGATTTATTGCTAATTAATGATGACGGTCCTTGTTAATCTTACTTGTAATTCCATTTTTAGGTTAATTTAATGCTCTATGACCTTTCatgttaacaaagaaaaaaaataaaaaactagtgTGACGAGATCAAtttaaggagaaatttttagttgtgacgggaatacGAATAATATACcatatgtttttatgtaagtgggagaaaatttaaaattttaagttattaaccttttaacacacatatcccattATTTATATAGAGAGACATGGTGTACCACATCATATGACGATCACACTGAAAATCTCTCCAATTTAAGAATcttttaaagagagagagagagagagagagagagagagagagagagagagagagagagagagagagagagagagagagagagcagccCCAATAGTTCTTTGAAGCTTGCAAATTAGATTTAAatgcctcctcctcctctctttctccctctttaaGGTTACCACATTTTTCGTTTGTATAATTTCAAAaaccaatcaatcaaaacaCTCATCATTTTCCAAAACTCTCtcccaaaaaaaatgaagactACGCAGCAGCAACACCACCCACCACCTTCCTTTCCAAAGCACTTCTTCAATGCCCAAATCCACCTCCATAAAATCATCTCAAATTTTCTAATCTTTGCTTTCGGTGTAGCCCTAGGCGCTTCCCTCAACATCTACCTCAAAGATTTTCCCTTCCAACTTTATTCAACACAAAACAAATACTCTCATTTGTCAACAAATAATCCACCATCTTCTTCTCCACCACCACAATCTCTCAACATcccaacaaatcaaacaaaagcCAAAACCTCGGCTGCCAGCCCGGCACCACCAATAGGGTTGAAAGAATACACAAAGTCGCCGAATATCTTGCATGAAATGGACGACGATGAGCTGCTGTGGAGAGCTTCGTTGGTGCCGCGGCGGCGGGGTTTGCCGTTTAAACGGACTCCGAAAGTTGCATTCATGTTTTTGACGAGAGGGCGGCTGGCATTGGCTCCTCTTTGGGAAATGTTCTTCAAAGGGCATGAAGGGTTGTACTCCATATATGTTCATGCCAATCCAGGTTTCAATGACACCATGCCTGAAAACTCGGTTTTTTATGGCAGGAGGGTCCCGAGTAAGGTCAGTTTATCATATTACAATCCTAATTTCTCTTGATTAATTTTGATCAAGTTACAAGTGTTTTTATCTAATTTACAGAAAAAAGTGGAAAGATATGTGATTAACTTGTAGTAGTTCTAAGCAATGCTGACTTTGCGTGAATACATATATAGCAAATTGAATTACGCCACACCAATATTTAGAACTTTACTTTGGATTcgttaaaaaatataatttaaatgatGTAAACTTTCAAAGCCAACGTCTGGATGTTCTGGTTAACTGATGGTAGGCAGTCAATGCGTTATGCTAGCTTCATTAATTTGTGTGTACGCaatatgttcttttttttttttgttacaatgATATTCTACCTTGAAGCGGAATTGTTTGAGTTAAGTCGTACAATGAATTATTTATAATTAGGTCTATATTTGAAATCTCTTGTTTATAAGCTACTTGTGAAGCATAAAAAGTCATTAGACAGGAGTACTACACAATATTGCTTTAATTCAGATATTCGAATTTTCTCCGTAATCAAAGTTGTACAAGAAAGtagttgtttttttctttctttttcctattTCAGTGAAGTTTTGCAaaactattttaattttctaaacttttatatttatattttacagtaaattctaattaattaattcttttcatattaattaGTTAGCCATTTTTAGACACCACCTTTGGGAGAACTTGTAAACTCGAATTGACTTTACTTGAGATTTTGAGGCCATTATCTGTATATGGAAAAGCCATCAGCCTTGCCTCATAACACGCCTCATACAGTGGAGAACTTCATGCCCATGTTTCCTTTTCAATTCTATCTTGTTGGTCTGTAGTGTTGTTACATTACTTAAATATTCATTCTGCATAACAAGTCTTTGGAAGACCAAATCATCATTTGTTTATGAGCCTACGTATATGTGTGATTCTGCATTCTGGCAGGTTTGTCCATAAAAAGCAAGCTTCTCTTAATTACTCAACCTTTTCTTCAGAAgttacttatattttttttaaggaactGAGTTATAATATTGATAGTTGGCATTCTTTTCCATACATTATGTTTATGGAATGAGATGTATAATACCTAAGTTccataatatataaatttcaaaacttAATTCACTTTATAATATATAGTATGGAGTCTAAGCAGATCTTTTCATTCTTATAATAATTGGCATGAACAAATGAGTTTTGAAGTCGTGGAGGCATGAACAAATAACAAATGAGTTTTGGGAAATTATTTGGTGggtgatttatttttttggtcaaaataatCCTTACACATGAGTACTttatatgtaccaaaatgtcacACACCGCATATTTTTCCAAAGTCTGTTAATTTACATTTTAACTTcccttaattaattttcttctaatttttacatttcataaaaatattaataaatttggcATATGGATTGAGTGGTGGACTCAATTTTGTTGCATATGCATTGCTTGGATTCTACTCTTTTTGTAACTCCCTAGAAGACCTTAATTTCCAAATTCCTTTCGTATTGTTTGTCTCTTTCTCATGCATGCTCATCCTatcaaagtgaagaaagaaagcaaaagtGGCCATTAGTTTCTTTCTTTATGTAGTTAGCAAGTAACAAAAAGTAAGTATATAGCAAAGTGGAACATATCAAATTCCAGAAAGAGCCAACTGAGCTAGGGTAGCCAGTCCCTCTTAACAAACGTAACATATTAGCATAACATGTCATATTTTTTTCCCAATATCGAATGTCGAACATATTAGGTTATGACCATGCTTTCAATTTGTATTAGCGACTTTCTAGTGTTGAACGTCAAACATGTTAAGTATCAGACTGTCAATTTCTATCAATTATGTACATAAGAATTTAATAATGTAGCACGACAAATTGTAACAAAGAACATTTTGTTTAGTGTAATAATGATCGACTACTAACTCCAATTGTTAATGCGTGCAGAATGTGACATGGGGTGAGCCTAACATGGTGAAAGCAGAGCGTCGCCTATTAGCCAATGCTTTGCTTGACTTCTCCAACCAACGTTTCGTGCTCCTCTCAGAGTCATGCATACCACTCTTTAACTTCAACGTAGTCTACAGTTATCTCATGGACTCAAACCAAACATTCGTGGAGGCCTACGACCTTCCTGGCCCGGTCGGCCGCGAACGGTATAGGCACAAAATGAGACCTCAAATCACTCTCGACCAGTGGCGGAAGGGCTCACAGTGGTTCGAAGTGGACCGTGAGATCGCAACCGAGGTGGTTTCCGATGAAAAGTACTTCCCTGTGTTCACAAAGTATTGCACCCCCTCATGCTACTCCGATGAGCACTACTTGCCCACATATGTAAGCATCAAGTTTTGGAAGAAGAATTCTAACAGGACGTTGACTTGGGTTGACTGGTCCAAGGGTGGGCCCCATCCATCGAAGTTTATGAGAACAGATGTAACGATTGATTTCTTGAAGAAGCTGAGACATGGAAGCAAGTGTGAGTACAATGGGAAGCGAACCAATATTTGCTATTTGTTTGCAAGGAAGTTCTTGCCAAACTCCTTGGATAGGCTGCTGAGGTTTGCTCCAAAGATCATGAAATTCAATTGATTTTTAGGGtttagatgttttttttttcttttctcatcatTCATTTATTAGTAAACTAAAAAGGTTTATGGTTGTTTTTGTCATTAGTTTTGGAGTTCTTTTTGcgggttttgttttctttatttgttgGGATAATTGGAAGTGTATAAGTTAATTTTTCAAGATAGTTGTGATAGTGTGATATTTGTGACATccgtttttttgttttctatacCGTAAACTACTTAATAGCCTGATTTAAACATATATCGCacaactctccaaataaagagAAACTTACTGATACTCTTCAGGATATGACTTTTTAAGGCAATGATAAAATGATGTGTTAAAATCAATCTTGTAAAATTGAGTAATTGAAGGCCTAGATGAAGCGTTAAAAGTTAATAAGCCCTTAATAACAGTTTCTAATAGAGTAGGGTAGGAACAACGTTATCTATTTAGCATTATCCACGAATGTAGTCGAGGACATATTTACCAAGCCCAAGCCCTCCTCGCTTGTGGCTCAACGCGGATTCTGTTCAAAACTTGACAGACCCTGACAGGCCCAGTCTGCACGTGAAATGCGAGTTGGGTTGCTTAAGCTGgcaaattacaaaaataagtAGATGAAGCCCAAATCATGTGGTGAAGATTCTACATAATTATGAAAGGCTACTGAATAATGTAAATATTCAATCgtaaagaaaagagaaaaagtatTGTATATTCAGTCAAACTCAGtacctttttcctttcttttttttatcagaGTCAAACGCAGTGCTTATGGTGAGGAATTAGCTTGGTTCTTTCAGCAAACTTTCCTCCGACATTTCGTGTTGAGATATTCTTGGCTTGTTGTATGTAAGAATTCATGTTCCACGACAGACAAATCAGAGTTTAAAGCTTGTGTGAGATCATATAAGTCTAATATGTACACAATACATATTGAGTGATGTGAGAGCAGATGAATTATAAAGAAATTTGATGTTCTATTATAAAActatttaggtttttttttttcatcaatttgAGAATATTTTACATTCACATCCTCACATGCACCCTTAAGTGTGATGAATTTTCAAACCAAACACGTGGACGACATGAATTGGGTGATATAGAGCATGTGTGGCCGTTCGGCTTCATACATGGGCTAACTTGCTCTAATGCCTTGAAGAAAACTGAAGTTCCATGagaaaactaattggcaatatgaggagttaCCCAACATCTTATCAAACATTGCAAGGTTTTTCCTTTCACCAATGTGTGATTTGtttaccttcacatcctcacatACTGTTGGGTTCAACACATGTGATCATGTACTATGATAGCATAAGAGAAGTTAGAGTtccactataaaatcaattgataatataaaaattaacttatttaattgttttgttcAACAAACTTAATTTATTATAGGTGCATAAAAAATCACTTAATTCCCTGATGTAGATTCACTCTCAACATCCAAAAGCTCTGAAACTTTGGTCACCAAACTAAGCAGAGATAAAGCTCCCTCTAACTGGCAAAGGAGCAATCCGTGTCTCTTTCCTTTATTGTGCTTGTAGTTATAAGTTTATGGTATAGTcgttaattaatcaaatcttTACAATTTAGAGGCCCTACATAGAAATGAATTAGAACCTTCTGAGAAATGTAGTTATTGACCACAAGTAACATTGATGTACTTGTAGTACACGGTATCTGGGACCCGAATATTTCCACATAtaagttatttttaaatttgtgcCGTGATATAGACATATATGTTATCGCATAAATGCAATGTTAATTTGATATTTATTGTAAGTCAATTTTTTTGAGAACTGAAGTTTTTGAGGTTTGGTAATTGTTTGATATGGTGCCAAAGTTCTAGTGATCATGTTCATTTGTCTCTTTATTTGCTAAATGACGTTACACGTGCACGTAAATGAGCAGCGTTTAAACTAGTTTGATATCGATTTACATTGTTGATTAATTCTCTAGCAACCTAATTAAAATTTACAATCGTAGAGATTTTCTAACACGTAAATCTGATGGTTGATATGGTTTGACGGTGAACCCTTCCATCACGATGCATGCATCTTAACCGTGAGACTTTGTGATGAGTAGGACCAGATAAAGAAGACCAATACCAAATAACGACAGACAGAAGGGGTTGGTTTTAATATGAAGCAAATTATAGAAGTTGACGTCAAAGTCGATCGTCATGCGTGGCTAAACCTAGGTCACCTTGTTTCTCTCCTACCTAGCtgcttccctttgccattccacgaaacttcatttttttatattatttaatttagtttaCTAACCCATCAAATGTTCCTCATtctttatgtatatatttaccttgtatatatataaagctaGCCATGGCTGCATGACAATCCCTAAACCCTCAATACTAATCATCTTCGTCAATCACCCTCAATACTAATCATCTTCATCAatcactctgtctctctctctttcggTGTAATTCTTTGGAGTTGTATATTTTGGAGAAATGGCCGCCAAAAGGTTTTTCAATGATGCAGAATCCGACCAAGATCAGCCAGATGACAACCGGAAAAGACCTAGGCCTTCTTTTGCTTCGTAGGTCCCCTAACCTTAATTATCAActctatatatacatgcaaatacttttctttcttctttcgtTGTTATattctttatcttttattttatgcaaATCTAGAAATGGAATAAAATGTTTTCTGATCATAAATATTTTTGAACTGCTTTTGATTCTTGACAGTGTAATCGGGGAAGTGGTTTTGGTGAACTCCATGCAAAACCTTTTCGCATCCCTAGAGCCTTTGCTTAGAAGAGTGGTACGTAAACCCTagctatatatacatattttctcTTGCAAATCCTGCTTAATGATATATTATGTAGCAATGTTTTATATTACCGTATTGTCAATCAGTTTTATAATGAAACatcaattttctttaattatattaacattttcttaattaaaacaatctataattaaattgaatttttcagGTGAGTGAAGAGGTGGACCATGTTCTAAGACGGTGCTCATCACTGCGCTCATTGACAAGGCAACCTTCACTGAGAATCAAAACCTTAGAACAATCCAGCTTACAACTTGTCTTCGCTAAGAGCCTCTCACTCCCAATCTTCACAGCAAGCAAGATATCCGATGAAGACAACAACCCAATTAAAATCTTGGTCGTGGACAAAAGTAGTGGAGCTAATCAAATGGTGCCAATTAATCTTCCCAATCCAATCAAAGTCGAAATCGTTGTTCTCGATGGGGACTTCCCCACCGGAGACCGCGCCAATTGGACCAGCGAAGAATTTGATAACAACGTCTTGAGGGAGAGAACTGGCAAGAGGCCATTGCTCACGGGCGAAGTAAACGTGACGGCGAGAGATGGGTTTGCTACGGTTGGGGAGATCGAGTTTACAGATAATTCGAGTTGGATTAGGAGCAGAAAGTTTAGGCTTGGAGCAAGAGTGGCTCCGGGCACAGGCTATCAAGGTGCAAGGATCCGTGAGGCCATGACCGATGCTTTCGTTGTTAAAGATCATCGCGGAGAATGTAAGTATTATATGCATGATCTTCATACTCTCTTTCTTCTCATAAACCGCTAGAACTTTTTCATGATCATTACCAAATCATTGTTACTACTTATTATTAACTAATATTGTTATTGTGAACcgatctttttgtaaaacaaattCATAGTTTCTACCCTTTTACATACATGAATCTGTATGTCACATAAGTTTTTTAGAGGAGAAAAATTGTTGCGTCACCGCATTTATTGTTTCACCTAATCACCTAAAGAGTATTGTAGATTTAAATGAACATCGATTCCAAggcttattctttcattttataGAGGTGCTCATCTTTAAGTGGGGTCAACCAATACAAGCACAAAGCAATAACATTCACTTGTTACATACTTTGATCATCTTATAAATATTTTGCTTTTTCTCAAGGATTTGCGAGGAAAGATCATGTTCATACCTAGCGATGATACCattagttttagaaatatttGATCATCTTataaatattttgatttttctcaAGTAAATATTTGAGTCTGAATTTGGTATATTCATTAGTTTTAGAAGAAGTGATCGTGTTCATGATCAGCCTATGGCtcgaattaaattaatttttttttgtccaatttggttttaaaaaatacTTGTCTGGCCTGCATGACTCTGGGTCAGCGGATTTGAGTGTCTTCTGGTCAATGGTATTGGAAGTGAACCAATCATGAATGTTCAAGTCAAGTCAATGTTCATGCATGTTAAACGAATAATAGAGATTTACTTTGATACTTAATTTGTCTTTTTACTAATGTTTATAATTGTTGAAATGCAAAATGAAGCAAAAAATCCAGTTATGAAATAGAAGTTGAGTCAATTTTGTACATTTTAAGTTaggggaaattttttttaagtgtcaCAATCACATTATCGCATTGTATTATCAATTCTCTCATGTCAACATATAACTAAGTTTTGATGTGAAGTGTACAAGAAGCATCACCCACCAATGTTGGAAGATGAAGTTTGGCGCCTGGAGAAGATTGGGAAGGATGGAGCTTTTCACAAGAAGCTAGCCTCAGAGAACATTCACACAGTACAAGACTTCTTGAAGTTGTTTGTTGTTGACCGGTCAAAGCTAAGAAGGGTACATATAAATACTTTCATACATACAATTATTTACAAACTTAATGCTTATGCTAAATAACTGGCTAATTAATATCAATTTATTCCAAATGCTGTTTTTAAACCAGATTTTAGGAGTTGGAATGTCAGAAAAAATGTGGGAAGTGACAGTAAAACACGCCAGAACCTGTGTGATGGGTAACAAAATGTTCATATTACGCGGTTCTCATTTCTTGATTTTCCTAAATCCTATAT encodes the following:
- the LOC137711014 gene encoding protein SAR DEFICIENT 1-like, producing the protein MAAKRFFNDAESDQDQPDDNRKRPRPSFASVIGEVVLVNSMQNLFASLEPLLRRVVSEEVDHVLRRCSSLRSLTRQPSLRIKTLEQSSLQLVFAKSLSLPIFTASKISDEDNNPIKILVVDKSSGANQMVPINLPNPIKVEIVVLDGDFPTGDRANWTSEEFDNNVLRERTGKRPLLTGEVNVTARDGFATVGEIEFTDNSSWIRSRKFRLGARVAPGTGYQGARIREAMTDAFVVKDHRGELYKKHHPPMLEDEVWRLEKIGKDGAFHKKLASENIHTVQDFLKLFVVDRSKLRRILGVGMSEKMWEVTVKHARTCVMGNKMFILRGSHFLIFLNPICQVLRAVVNGQNFPIRDLSNINRTYIENLAREAYVNWNSLEVVDGMLNETALLTQGDHVVEQYPNHHPHAMVRAFDQQNGHLGAADHHHKSVNVGYQPSSIDFECTATTTGTGENTWQINTPPYLFSPLLESIKCSISDSSSDGDLTSQGL
- the LOC137709782 gene encoding glycosyltransferase BC10-like, producing the protein MDDDELLWRASLVPRRRGLPFKRTPKVAFMFLTRGRLALAPLWEMFFKGHEGLYSIYVHANPGFNDTMPENSVFYGRRVPSKNVTWGEPNMVKAERRLLANALLDFSNQRFVLLSESCIPLFNFNVVYSYLMDSNQTFVEAYDLPGPVGRERYRHKMRPQITLDQWRKGSQWFEVDREIATEVVSDEKYFPVFTKYCTPSCYSDEHYLPTYVSIKFWKKNSNRTLTWVDWSKGGPHPSKFMRTDVTIDFLKKLRHGSKCEYNGKRTNICYLFARKFLPNSLDRLLRFAPKIMKFN